A DNA window from Xiphias gladius isolate SHS-SW01 ecotype Sanya breed wild chromosome 3, ASM1685928v1, whole genome shotgun sequence contains the following coding sequences:
- the med9 gene encoding mediator of RNA polymerase II transcription subunit 9, with product MAVAQPKLEKESDDCSLLPLVHDIIKCMDKDSQDVHQELAKLKAKIQEAREQISNMPGTDSSPTEQQQQLATLREQVRTKNQLLQKYKSLCMFDVPKAS from the exons ATGGCTGTGGCTCAACCGAagctggagaaagagagcgaTGATTGCTCTTTGCTGCCTTTAGTTCACGACATTATCAAATG cATGGACAAGGACAGCCAAGATGTCCACCAAGAACTGGCTAAACTGAAGGCAAAGATCCAGGAGGCTCGGGAGCAGATCTCTAACATGCCCGGGACAGACAGCAGTCCCacggagcagcagcagcagctggccaCGCTGCGGGAGCAGGTCCGCACCAAGaaccagctgctgcagaaataCAAAAGTCTGTGCATGTTTGACGTGCCAAAGGCATCGTGA
- the LOC120805229 gene encoding dexamethasone-induced Ras-related protein 1-like: protein MIKKMSPSESEFDIPAKNCHRMVILGSTKVGKTAIISRFLNERFDDQYTPTIEDFHRKFYSIRGDFYQLDILDTSGNHPFPAMRRLSILTGDVFILVFSLDNRDSFQEVQRLKSQIYETKSCLRNKTKENVDVPLVICGNKCDRDFYREVQEEEIERLVGGDEHCAYFEISAKKNTNVDQMFQTLFTMAKLPNEMSPDRHCKVSLQYCEVLHRKSFRNKKCKDGNAYGIVAPFARRPSVHSDLMYIKEKAIGGSQAKERGCIIC, encoded by the exons ATGATCAAGAAAATGTCACCATCCGAGAGTGAATTCGACATACCGGCCAAGAATTGCCACAGGATGGTAATTCTGGGCTCCACCAAAGTTGGGAAGACGGCCATCATCTCTCGGTTTCTGAACGAGAGGTTTGACGACCAGTACACTCCGACTATTGAGGACTTTCATAGGAAATTCTACAGCATCAGGGGAGACTTCTACCAGCTGGACATTTTGGACACATCTGGAAATCATCCCTTCCCTGCAATGAGGAGGCTTTCAATACTTACTG GTGATGTGTTCATCCTGGTATTCAGTCTGGATAACAGGGACTCCTTCCAGGAGGTGCAGCGCCTTAAGAGCCAGATTTATGAGACCAAGTCCTGCCTACGAAACAAAACCAAGGAGAACGTGGACGTCCCGCTGGTCATCTGCGGCAACAAGTGTGACAGGGACTTTTATCGTgaggtgcaggaggaggagatcgAGCGGTTAGTTGGCGGAGACGAGCACTGCGCCTACTTTGAAATCTCAGCAAAGAAGAACACCAACGTAGACCAGATGTTTCAGACTCTCTTTACCATGGCCAAGCTGCCCAATGAAATGAGTCCTGACCGGCACTGCAAAGTTTCCCTGCAGTACTGCGAAGTTCTCCACAGAAAGTCCTTCAGAAACAAGAAGTGCAAGGATGGGAATGCATATGGGATTGTGGCACCTTTTGCACGGAGACCTAGCGTGCACAGTGACTTGATGTACATAAAGGAGAAAGCTATAGGAGGTAGCCAGGCCAAAGAGAGAGGCTGCATCATATGctga